A window of the Microbacterium sp. LWH13-1.2 genome harbors these coding sequences:
- a CDS encoding Gfo/Idh/MocA family oxidoreductase: protein MTTDVTDTGLGTIRAGILGGGFMARVHRTAARDAGGELRAVATRSASGSRHAADELGAGRAEADAAALLDAHDIDVVHICTPNATHADLALRALEAGKHVICEKPLATNAEDAKRLVDLAARRGRVAAVPFVYRYHPMVREARTRIAQGDLGVLLTLDCSYLQDWMLLPTDDDWRVRSATGGASRAFADIGSHLCDLIEFVIGERIRSLSARTRRVFDERAGRTVDTEDIVAILVETESGALGTLLISQMAAGRKNALTLELHGSRQSLRFEQERPEELWVGMRQESRVLLRDPATAAPDSARLQRVPAGHAMGYQDAFNGFIADVYAAIGGSHPTGLPTFEDGYRSAVLTEAVLASAATAGRWTEVAA from the coding sequence ATGACAACGGATGTCACAGACACCGGTCTCGGAACGATCCGAGCCGGCATCCTCGGCGGGGGATTCATGGCTCGCGTGCATCGCACCGCGGCTCGCGACGCAGGCGGCGAGCTGCGCGCCGTCGCCACCCGCTCCGCATCGGGAAGCAGGCACGCGGCGGACGAGCTCGGAGCCGGTCGCGCCGAGGCCGACGCCGCTGCGCTGCTGGACGCCCACGACATCGATGTCGTGCACATCTGCACCCCGAACGCCACCCATGCCGACCTCGCCCTCCGTGCGCTCGAGGCGGGCAAGCACGTCATCTGCGAGAAGCCGCTGGCCACGAACGCCGAAGACGCGAAGCGGCTCGTCGACCTCGCGGCGCGACGCGGCCGGGTCGCCGCCGTGCCTTTCGTCTACCGGTATCACCCGATGGTGCGCGAGGCGCGGACCCGCATCGCTCAGGGGGACCTCGGTGTGCTCCTCACGCTCGACTGCTCGTATCTGCAGGACTGGATGCTGCTCCCGACCGACGACGACTGGCGGGTGCGATCGGCGACCGGCGGTGCTTCCAGGGCGTTCGCCGACATCGGCTCGCACCTGTGCGACCTGATCGAGTTCGTGATCGGCGAGCGCATCCGGTCTCTGAGCGCCCGCACCCGTCGCGTGTTCGACGAGCGGGCAGGGCGGACGGTCGACACCGAGGACATCGTCGCGATCCTCGTCGAGACGGAATCGGGCGCGCTCGGCACGCTGCTCATCTCGCAGATGGCCGCAGGCCGCAAGAACGCGTTGACGCTCGAGCTGCACGGATCGCGGCAGAGCCTGCGCTTCGAGCAGGAACGCCCGGAAGAGCTGTGGGTCGGGATGCGGCAGGAATCGCGCGTCCTGCTGCGCGACCCTGCCACGGCCGCACCCGATTCGGCCCGTCTGCAGCGGGTCCCCGCAGGCCACGCGATGGGGTATCAGGACGCGTTCAACGGATTCATCGCCGACGTGTACGCGGCGATCGGCGGGTCGCATCCGACCGGGCTGCCGACATTCGAGGACGGATATCGATCTGCCGTGCTGACCGAGGCCGTTCTCGCCTCCGCTGCCACGGCCGGTCGCTGGACGGAGGTGGCGGCATGA
- a CDS encoding ROK family protein: MVDALRPAAAANPGAGEIFQILRDGTARTKAELAALTGLARSTVALRVDALLAAGLLRPAGEAVSTGGRPPARLAFNSRAGVVLAVDLGATHATVAVADLAGMILDSRTRTIDIGDGPESLLDLILDDGAALLDTPASAGISLLGIGIGVPGPVEHSTGRPTNPPIMPGWDRFDVPGYVQRTFDVPVLVDNDVNILALGEHATTWPHVDDLIFVKVSTGIGAGIIAGGQLQRGAQGSAGDMGHVQVPSGSGSAREPGDERDLEALASGAALATALRAGGHEASSPADVVDLVRAGNAVAIEATRQAGRDVGEVLATVVNLLNPSIIVLGGSIARAGEHLLAGVREVVYRRSIPLATQHLAIVQSQAGDRAAVLGAAIMVAREVLSPANVDRHVAARTR; encoded by the coding sequence ATGGTTGACGCACTTCGCCCCGCCGCGGCGGCGAATCCCGGTGCCGGAGAGATCTTCCAGATCCTCCGCGACGGCACCGCCCGCACCAAGGCCGAGCTCGCGGCCCTCACCGGCCTCGCCCGCTCGACGGTGGCCCTGCGAGTGGACGCGCTCCTCGCCGCCGGTCTGCTGCGCCCGGCAGGAGAGGCGGTCTCGACCGGTGGACGCCCGCCCGCCCGACTGGCCTTCAACTCCCGGGCCGGAGTGGTGCTGGCCGTCGATCTCGGCGCCACGCACGCGACCGTCGCGGTAGCCGACCTCGCCGGGATGATCCTCGACTCCCGCACACGCACGATCGACATCGGCGACGGACCCGAGAGCCTGCTCGATCTGATCCTCGACGACGGCGCGGCCCTTCTCGACACCCCCGCATCCGCCGGGATCTCGCTGCTCGGCATCGGGATCGGGGTTCCGGGTCCTGTCGAGCACTCGACGGGGCGACCGACCAACCCGCCGATCATGCCCGGGTGGGACCGCTTCGACGTCCCCGGCTACGTGCAGCGCACCTTCGACGTCCCGGTGCTCGTCGACAACGACGTCAACATCCTCGCGCTCGGCGAGCATGCCACGACCTGGCCTCACGTCGACGACCTGATCTTCGTCAAAGTGTCGACCGGCATCGGTGCAGGAATCATCGCGGGCGGCCAGCTTCAGCGTGGCGCCCAGGGCTCGGCGGGAGACATGGGGCACGTGCAGGTCCCGAGCGGATCGGGCTCTGCCAGGGAACCCGGCGACGAGCGAGACCTCGAGGCTCTCGCCAGCGGGGCCGCACTGGCGACGGCTCTGCGGGCGGGCGGGCACGAGGCGAGCAGTCCCGCCGACGTCGTCGACCTCGTCCGCGCCGGCAATGCCGTGGCCATCGAGGCGACGCGACAGGCGGGTCGCGATGTGGGCGAGGTCCTCGCCACGGTCGTCAATCTGCTCAACCCGTCGATCATCGTGCTGGGCGGCAGCATCGCCCGAGCCGGCGAGCACCTTCTCGCCGGGGTGCGGGAGGTCGTCTACCGACGCTCGATCCCCCTCGCGACGCAGCATCTCGCGATCGTGCAGTCGCAGGCCGGTGACCGTGCGGCCGTGCTCGGTGCAGCGATCATGGTCGCGCGCGAGGTGCTCTCGCCGGCGAACGTCGACCGTCATGTGGCGGCGAGGACGCGCTGA
- a CDS encoding Gfo/Idh/MocA family oxidoreductase — translation MAIGNGPVGVGIIGAGNISDQYLSNLTTFPDVRVLAIGDLLVERAKAQAEKYGVPRAGGVDAVLNDPEIDIVVNLTIPAVHVEVSEAIIAAGKHVWTEKPIGVSRDESLGLLQKADAAGLRVGVAPDTVLGPGVQTAKRAIARGDIGRPLFAQTTFQWQGPEIFHPNPAFLYAKGAGPLLDMGPYYVSALVHVFGPVAAVAALGLQGTPTRTVQVGELAGQEFPVEIPSTLSVLMDFEQGGQAQSLYSTDSPLLRQGIVEITGTEGTIVIPDPNTFGGPITITRPLSRVFVPPEPTVQDVVDVEQEGVLSGRGVGLLDMARSIAAGRPHVATGEFGYHVLDTLLSIEEAAESRSFVKVESTLDEVGAIDAGFDPFESTL, via the coding sequence ATGGCCATCGGCAACGGACCCGTCGGCGTCGGCATCATCGGCGCGGGCAACATCAGCGACCAGTACCTGTCGAACCTCACCACGTTCCCCGATGTGCGGGTGCTCGCCATCGGCGACCTGCTCGTGGAGCGTGCGAAGGCGCAGGCCGAGAAGTACGGCGTCCCGCGTGCGGGTGGCGTCGATGCGGTGCTGAACGACCCCGAGATCGACATCGTCGTGAACCTGACGATCCCGGCCGTCCACGTCGAGGTGTCCGAGGCGATCATCGCCGCGGGCAAGCACGTCTGGACCGAGAAGCCGATCGGTGTGAGCCGTGACGAGTCGCTGGGTCTGCTGCAGAAGGCGGATGCCGCGGGGCTCCGCGTCGGCGTCGCGCCCGACACCGTCCTCGGACCCGGGGTGCAGACCGCGAAGCGAGCGATCGCACGCGGCGACATCGGTCGGCCGTTGTTCGCCCAGACCACCTTCCAGTGGCAGGGGCCGGAGATCTTCCACCCGAACCCTGCGTTCCTGTACGCCAAGGGCGCGGGACCCCTGCTCGACATGGGGCCGTACTACGTGTCGGCGCTCGTGCACGTGTTCGGTCCCGTCGCGGCCGTCGCTGCCCTCGGACTGCAGGGCACACCGACGCGCACGGTGCAGGTCGGCGAGCTCGCAGGTCAGGAGTTCCCCGTCGAGATCCCGTCGACCTTGAGCGTGCTCATGGACTTCGAGCAGGGCGGACAGGCGCAGAGCCTGTACAGCACCGACTCGCCGCTGCTGCGCCAGGGCATCGTCGAGATCACCGGCACCGAGGGCACGATCGTGATCCCCGATCCGAACACGTTCGGCGGGCCCATCACGATCACTCGTCCGCTGTCGCGCGTCTTCGTGCCGCCGGAGCCGACCGTGCAGGACGTCGTCGACGTCGAGCAGGAGGGTGTGCTCTCGGGTCGCGGCGTCGGACTGCTCGACATGGCGCGCTCGATCGCTGCGGGCCGCCCGCACGTCGCCACCGGCGAGTTCGGGTACCACGTGCTCGACACGCTTCTGTCGATCGAGGAGGCGGCAGAGTCCCGCAGCTTCGTGAAGGTCGAGAGCACGCTCGACGAGGTCGGCGCGATCGACGCCGGCTTCGACCCGTTCGAGTCGACCCTCTGA
- a CDS encoding sugar phosphate isomerase/epimerase: MTIQTSIQLFTIKDQLEADLEGSLKEVAARGFTAVEPYDFVRRAQPMADALQSAGLTAPSGHAFLASQSFVNPDGSGTTLPVPSPAEVFAAAKVLGMDTVIDPYTEPARWESIEQIEETARLLNEAAAVGASVGVRVGYHNHAHELEAVFDGVTGLEVLAGLLDERVVLEVDLYWVARGGVDPVALLQRLGDRVIAVHAKDGTLDPSLLSAYPPADQVPAGEGAVPLVEAIAAAPALELAIVEFDHYEGDLWAAIERSRVYLDEKVAG, from the coding sequence GTGACGATCCAGACTTCCATCCAGCTGTTCACGATCAAGGACCAGCTGGAGGCCGACCTCGAAGGCTCCCTGAAAGAGGTCGCCGCGCGGGGCTTCACCGCCGTCGAGCCCTACGACTTCGTGCGCCGAGCGCAGCCGATGGCTGACGCCCTGCAGAGCGCGGGCCTCACTGCGCCCTCCGGCCACGCGTTCCTCGCGTCGCAGTCGTTCGTCAACCCCGACGGCAGCGGCACCACACTGCCTGTGCCGTCGCCCGCCGAGGTGTTCGCCGCGGCCAAGGTGCTCGGCATGGACACCGTGATCGACCCGTACACCGAGCCTGCCCGCTGGGAGTCGATCGAGCAGATCGAGGAGACGGCCCGTCTGCTCAACGAGGCTGCCGCCGTCGGTGCGAGCGTCGGCGTGCGCGTCGGCTACCACAACCACGCGCATGAGCTCGAGGCCGTGTTCGACGGAGTCACCGGACTCGAAGTGCTCGCCGGCCTGCTCGACGAGCGCGTCGTGCTCGAAGTCGACCTGTACTGGGTAGCCCGCGGCGGCGTCGACCCGGTCGCACTTCTGCAGCGTCTGGGCGACCGGGTCATCGCCGTGCACGCCAAGGACGGCACGCTCGATCCCTCGCTGCTGAGCGCCTACCCGCCCGCCGACCAAGTGCCTGCGGGCGAGGGCGCGGTCCCGCTCGTCGAGGCCATCGCCGCCGCTCCGGCCCTCGAGCTCGCGATCGTCGAGTTCGACCACTACGAGGGTGACCTGTGGGCCGCGATCGAGCGCAGCCGCGTCTACCTCGACGAGAAGGTGGCCGGCTGA
- a CDS encoding TetR family transcriptional regulator: MTDDRPAAAAAGADEDRPRPRGAYAKGIARRQEILDRAIEVFAARGADRTSLRAIASAVGVTHSALTHYFGSLEELLVAVYQESNAPGRQPPERLPPDATPVELMIESARTNRAVPGLVQLYSTLVSAALEEGHPAARDFATTRFSRLRADMADVVRRQQESGRMRDDVDADAVAALIVAASDGLQTQWLLDDSAPQQEALALLDRLLRPAAR; encoded by the coding sequence ATGACCGACGACCGCCCCGCCGCAGCCGCCGCCGGCGCCGACGAGGACCGCCCGCGTCCGCGGGGCGCGTACGCGAAGGGGATCGCTCGACGCCAGGAGATCCTCGACAGGGCGATCGAGGTCTTCGCCGCGCGCGGCGCCGACCGCACGAGCCTGCGCGCGATCGCGAGCGCCGTCGGCGTCACGCACTCCGCCCTGACCCACTACTTCGGCTCTCTCGAGGAGCTGCTGGTGGCGGTCTACCAGGAGAGCAACGCCCCTGGACGCCAGCCCCCGGAGCGCCTGCCGCCGGATGCGACCCCGGTCGAGCTCATGATCGAGTCCGCCCGCACGAACCGCGCGGTACCGGGTCTCGTGCAGCTGTACTCGACTCTGGTGTCGGCCGCGCTGGAAGAGGGCCACCCCGCAGCACGCGATTTCGCCACGACGCGGTTCTCCCGTCTGCGCGCAGACATGGCGGACGTCGTGCGACGCCAGCAGGAGAGCGGACGCATGCGCGACGACGTGGATGCCGATGCCGTCGCCGCACTCATCGTGGCGGCATCCGACGGCCTGCAGACGCAGTGGTTGCTCGACGACTCGGCGCCCCAGCAGGAGGCGCTGGCGTTGCTCGATCGGCTGCTGCGCCCCGCCGCTCGATAG
- a CDS encoding DUF4166 domain-containing protein — translation MTAADTAQGSPYERALGERISDLHPKTAWYFRTIPDGHVGVGTGVFTSAGSRHRWLWPVFRIAEALGVAFAGWEQDVPFRIENRTIDGTAVAVRHFELPGRTWVMPDVVSLGANRILRNEIGPHRTVVTTFDIDVRDGAVVLTIRRVGMRFGRLRIAAPGFLRPRIGLIERWDEDRERHHVNMTIDAPLLGRVYEYTGFFEYAIESETP, via the coding sequence GTGACAGCAGCGGACACCGCACAGGGGTCGCCCTACGAGCGGGCTCTCGGCGAGCGCATCTCCGACCTCCACCCGAAGACGGCCTGGTACTTCCGCACGATTCCCGACGGCCACGTCGGAGTCGGGACCGGGGTGTTCACGAGCGCGGGTTCGCGGCACCGGTGGCTGTGGCCCGTCTTCCGCATCGCGGAGGCGCTCGGCGTCGCGTTCGCCGGATGGGAGCAGGACGTCCCGTTCCGGATCGAGAACCGCACGATCGACGGGACGGCGGTGGCCGTGCGTCATTTCGAGCTCCCCGGGCGCACATGGGTGATGCCCGATGTCGTCTCCCTCGGAGCGAACCGGATCCTGCGCAACGAGATCGGCCCTCACCGCACGGTCGTGACGACCTTCGACATCGACGTCCGCGACGGAGCGGTCGTGCTCACCATCCGCCGGGTCGGGATGCGGTTCGGACGTCTACGCATCGCCGCCCCGGGGTTCCTGCGTCCGCGCATCGGCCTCATCGAGCGCTGGGACGAAGACCGCGAGCGGCACCACGTGAACATGACGATCGATGCTCCCCTGCTCGGTCGCGTGTACGAGTACACCGGATTCTTCGAATACGCGATCGAGAGCGAGACCCCGTGA
- a CDS encoding DUF1731 domain-containing protein, with translation MGQYLIPRLSAAGREVITISRSGADIAWGDQDAIDRAVDGSSLVIGLAGKSVNCRYTAENRAAIFRSRLDTTSSLSSAIAKATNPPPLWVNSSTATIYRHAEDRPMTESSGDLGTGFSVEVAKAWERALFADDLPRTRRVALRSAIVLGHGGVLGPLKNLARLGLGGAQHDGPWPVSRARRAAGTGHLPGARRGAQRFSWVHVEDVARIIDFLEETPSLEGPVNAASPNPSDNAEFMATVRRVLGVGFGPPMPRWMLELGAIGIRTETELILKSRWVIPEKLTLAGFEFAYPKLEDAIRESFDVAAAA, from the coding sequence ATGGGCCAGTACCTGATTCCTCGCCTCAGCGCGGCTGGGCGCGAGGTGATCACGATCTCGCGTTCGGGAGCCGACATCGCCTGGGGCGACCAGGATGCGATCGACCGCGCCGTGGACGGTTCCTCGCTGGTCATCGGCCTCGCCGGCAAGAGCGTGAACTGCCGGTACACCGCCGAGAACCGCGCGGCCATCTTCCGTTCGCGACTCGACACCACCTCGTCACTCAGCTCAGCGATCGCGAAGGCGACGAACCCGCCGCCGCTGTGGGTGAACTCGTCGACCGCGACGATCTACCGCCACGCCGAGGACCGCCCGATGACCGAGTCGTCCGGCGACCTCGGCACCGGGTTCTCCGTCGAAGTGGCGAAGGCGTGGGAACGTGCGCTCTTCGCCGACGACCTGCCGCGCACCCGGCGGGTCGCACTGCGCAGCGCCATCGTCCTCGGGCACGGGGGCGTGCTCGGGCCCCTGAAGAACCTGGCCCGCCTCGGCCTGGGCGGCGCCCAGCACGACGGTCCGTGGCCCGTGAGCCGGGCGCGACGGGCCGCCGGCACAGGGCACCTCCCCGGTGCGCGCCGAGGCGCGCAGCGGTTCAGCTGGGTGCATGTCGAAGACGTCGCACGCATCATCGACTTCCTCGAGGAGACTCCGTCTCTGGAGGGACCGGTCAACGCCGCCTCTCCGAACCCGTCCGACAACGCGGAGTTCATGGCCACCGTGCGCCGAGTGCTCGGCGTGGGCTTCGGGCCTCCGATGCCTCGCTGGATGCTCGAGCTCGGCGCCATCGGCATCCGCACCGAGACCGAGCTGATCCTGAAGAGCCGATGGGTGATCCCCGAGAAGCTCACTCTCGCCGGCTTCGAGTTCGCCTACCCGAAGCTCGAAGATGCCATTCGGGAGTCCTTCGACGTCGCGGCGGCCGCTTAG
- a CDS encoding PLDc N-terminal domain-containing protein, with protein MPFLFSILVIALMVGALVDIIKRDDAQVRFLPKMAWIIIVILLPLIGSLLWFAIGREYSEAGLRIPRMRPAARPAARQPDQRPPAAPVDTRSTEQQIADLDREIEEWRLRQEIEKRRREGGDSPAGSESAGG; from the coding sequence ATGCCGTTCCTGTTCTCGATCCTCGTCATCGCGCTGATGGTCGGCGCGCTCGTGGACATCATCAAGCGCGACGACGCGCAGGTGAGATTCCTGCCCAAGATGGCGTGGATCATCATCGTCATCCTGCTGCCGTTGATCGGCAGCCTGCTGTGGTTCGCGATAGGTCGGGAGTACTCGGAGGCGGGCTTGCGCATCCCGCGCATGCGTCCGGCCGCCCGACCTGCGGCGCGTCAGCCGGACCAGCGGCCCCCCGCTGCGCCGGTCGACACCCGGAGCACCGAGCAGCAGATCGCCGACCTCGACCGGGAGATCGAGGAGTGGCGTCTACGCCAGGAGATCGAGAAGCGTCGTCGCGAGGGCGGAGACTCGCCCGCGGGGTCGGAGTCCGCTGGGGGCTAA
- a CDS encoding aldo/keto reductase codes for MKTVPFGSATAPAVVAGMMRIDDKDAAQIRELYDTARTAGIDFFDHADIYGGSMHFCEARFADALELTPAEREEIVLQTKCGINPAEGSFDFSYEHIIRQVEGSLRALRTDHIDVLLLHRPDALVEPEEVARAFDELEATGKVRSFGVSNHTPRQIDLLRTAVTQPLIANQLQLSITHAPIIAQPVAANMVGEDQSIVRDGGGIVEYCRINGITIQAWSPFQGGFFTGVFLGNPEYAELNAVIDRLAASYGVAPIAIATAWITRHPAKMQVVLGTTTPERVRDAAAGAEIELSRAEWYELFRAAGHLLP; via the coding sequence ATGAAGACTGTGCCGTTCGGATCTGCCACCGCCCCTGCTGTCGTCGCCGGAATGATGCGCATCGATGACAAGGATGCGGCGCAGATCCGCGAGCTGTACGACACCGCCCGGACCGCGGGGATCGACTTCTTCGATCACGCCGACATCTACGGCGGGAGCATGCACTTCTGCGAGGCGCGTTTCGCAGATGCGCTCGAACTGACTCCGGCCGAGCGCGAGGAGATCGTGCTGCAGACCAAATGCGGCATCAACCCCGCGGAGGGCTCGTTCGATTTCTCATACGAGCACATCATCCGCCAGGTCGAAGGATCCCTGAGGGCGCTGCGCACCGATCACATCGACGTCCTGCTGCTGCACCGTCCGGATGCCCTCGTCGAGCCGGAGGAGGTCGCCAGGGCGTTCGACGAGCTCGAAGCCACGGGCAAGGTGCGCTCGTTCGGCGTCTCGAATCACACGCCGCGACAGATCGATCTGCTCCGCACGGCCGTGACGCAGCCGCTCATCGCCAACCAGCTGCAGCTGTCGATCACTCACGCGCCGATCATCGCCCAGCCCGTCGCCGCCAACATGGTGGGCGAGGACCAGAGCATCGTCCGCGACGGCGGCGGAATCGTCGAGTACTGCCGTATCAACGGCATCACGATCCAGGCCTGGTCGCCGTTCCAGGGCGGATTCTTCACCGGGGTCTTCCTCGGCAACCCCGAGTACGCCGAGCTCAACGCGGTGATAGACCGTCTCGCCGCGTCGTACGGGGTCGCGCCGATCGCGATCGCCACGGCCTGGATCACGCGGCATCCTGCCAAGATGCAGGTCGTGCTGGGCACGACGACGCCCGAGCGGGTGCGCGATGCCGCGGCGGGGGCGGAGATCGAACTCAGCCGCGCCGAGTGGTACGAGCTGTTCCGGGCGGCCGGTCACCTGCTCCCGTAG
- a CDS encoding helix-turn-helix transcriptional regulator, whose amino-acid sequence MKTPGEQYNAAVGRQLRGEIGIAGSSIAAMAREIGIARSALDNYVTGKRSIPIPVLYAVSASLDLEPHLVLSRAEERLRAEGGLHTATVTPLRPRTDVRGRREDEAEVAFDSPLAHDDDTDDLYD is encoded by the coding sequence GTGAAGACACCGGGCGAGCAGTACAACGCGGCCGTCGGGCGCCAGCTCCGCGGTGAGATCGGCATCGCGGGCAGCAGCATCGCGGCGATGGCGCGCGAGATCGGCATCGCCCGCAGCGCCCTCGACAACTACGTCACGGGCAAACGATCCATTCCGATCCCGGTGCTCTACGCCGTCAGCGCGTCGCTCGATCTCGAGCCGCACCTCGTCCTCAGCCGCGCCGAGGAACGACTGCGCGCCGAGGGCGGTCTCCACACCGCGACCGTCACGCCTCTCCGCCCCCGCACCGATGTCCGCGGCCGGCGCGAAGATGAGGCCGAGGTGGCATTCGACTCGCCCCTCGCGCACGACGACGACACCGACGATCTCTACGACTGA
- a CDS encoding ImmA/IrrE family metallo-endopeptidase produces MENLLRLLEENGLHLVERSGRTYGGYEPRTATIRVTPGLSLRATCSVLAHELAHAMLGHTPTADAAARDRQERRADEWAARLLITPAAYAAAEKARGPHPASLAFDLGVTVEIVIAYQRLLRRVGDATYVGARMGRGQWEHRLPSP; encoded by the coding sequence ATGGAGAACCTCCTCCGCCTGCTCGAAGAGAACGGGCTGCACCTGGTCGAGCGCTCCGGCCGCACTTATGGCGGCTACGAGCCGCGCACCGCCACGATCCGAGTGACCCCGGGGCTGAGCCTGCGCGCGACCTGCAGCGTGCTCGCGCATGAGCTCGCGCACGCGATGCTCGGTCATACCCCGACGGCAGATGCCGCCGCGCGCGATCGTCAGGAGCGACGCGCCGACGAGTGGGCTGCACGCCTGCTGATCACCCCCGCAGCGTACGCCGCGGCAGAGAAGGCCCGAGGCCCGCACCCCGCCAGCCTCGCCTTCGACCTGGGTGTGACGGTCGAGATCGTGATCGCCTACCAGCGGCTGCTCCGGAGGGTCGGCGATGCCACCTACGTCGGGGCGCGGATGGGCAGAGGTCAGTGGGAGCATCGGCTGCCGAGCCCCTGA
- a CDS encoding GNAT family protein has translation MTFRTAPAPITLTGRLVELRPLEATHYDGLLDALLEGDLWKNAWYTSVPSPDGLAAEIDRRIGLVDSGGMIPFTAFDPSGRILGLTSYYDIDADTPRLHIGYTWNRPSAHGTGTNAESKLLLLRHAFEELGVFRVGLTTQWMNFQSRAAIERLGAKQDGVMRAMSRYRNGALRDSVEFSIIEPEWPAVKANLEMRLAKRS, from the coding sequence ATGACGTTCCGCACCGCGCCGGCCCCGATCACCCTCACCGGGCGCCTCGTCGAGCTCCGCCCGCTCGAGGCCACCCACTACGACGGGCTCCTCGACGCCCTTCTCGAAGGAGACCTGTGGAAGAACGCGTGGTACACGTCCGTTCCCTCACCGGATGGTCTCGCCGCCGAGATCGATCGCCGGATCGGCCTCGTCGACAGCGGAGGGATGATCCCCTTCACCGCGTTCGACCCGTCCGGCCGCATCCTCGGCCTGACGTCGTACTACGACATCGATGCAGATACCCCGCGGCTGCACATCGGCTACACCTGGAATCGCCCCTCTGCGCACGGCACCGGCACGAATGCGGAGTCCAAGCTGCTGCTGCTCCGCCACGCGTTCGAGGAGCTCGGGGTCTTCCGTGTGGGACTGACCACGCAGTGGATGAACTTCCAGTCGCGAGCCGCGATCGAGAGGCTCGGAGCGAAACAGGACGGGGTCATGCGCGCGATGAGCCGCTACCGCAACGGTGCTCTGCGCGACAGCGTCGAGTTCTCGATCATCGAGCCCGAATGGCCCGCGGTGAAGGCGAACCTCGAGATGAGACTCGCCAAGCGGAGCTGA
- a CDS encoding NAD(P)H-dependent oxidoreductase: protein MTAQLTALAISCTLKPSPADSSTDLLGSQILTALGEHGVSGEIVRAVDHVISPGVEADMGGDDQWPTLREKVHAADILVLLTPTWMGQHSSVAQRVLERLDAELSETDDAGRPILFDKVAIAGVVGNEDGAHHIAAILFQSLNDIGYSVPAQGSVYWNGEAMQTVDYKDLDETPEKVAEATTTAARNAAQLARLLKADGYPAE, encoded by the coding sequence ATGACTGCACAACTGACCGCCCTTGCCATCTCCTGCACCCTGAAGCCCTCCCCCGCGGACTCGAGCACCGACCTGCTCGGGTCGCAGATCCTCACAGCCCTCGGCGAGCACGGCGTCTCGGGAGAGATCGTACGAGCCGTCGATCACGTGATCAGCCCCGGCGTCGAGGCCGACATGGGCGGGGACGACCAGTGGCCGACGCTGCGCGAGAAGGTGCATGCCGCCGACATCCTCGTGCTCCTCACCCCGACCTGGATGGGGCAGCACTCGAGTGTCGCTCAGCGCGTGCTCGAACGGCTCGATGCCGAGCTGAGCGAGACGGATGATGCGGGCAGGCCGATCCTGTTCGACAAGGTCGCGATCGCCGGCGTCGTGGGCAATGAGGACGGCGCGCACCATATCGCCGCGATCCTGTTCCAGTCGCTGAACGACATCGGCTACTCCGTGCCCGCGCAGGGGTCGGTCTACTGGAACGGCGAGGCGATGCAGACCGTCGACTACAAGGATCTCGACGAGACGCCCGAGAAGGTCGCCGAGGCCACGACCACGGCTGCCCGCAACGCCGCTCAGCTCGCCCGACTGCTCAAGGCCGACGGGTATCCGGCCGAGTGA